The following are from one region of the Hydrogenophaga sp. BPS33 genome:
- a CDS encoding replication-associated recombination protein A encodes MTDLFAQEPSAPLAEVLRPKVLDEVVGQSHLLGEGKPLRLAFQSGKAHSMIFWGPPGVGKTTLARLTAHAFGSEFIALSAVLSGVKDIRAAMEQAQQYLSQGKHTILFVDEIHRFNKSQQDALLPHVESGLFTFIGATTENPSFEVNSALLSRAQVYVLKSLTDDEMRQLFRRAQASAIGHLRFDEKAIDTLIGYADGDARRFLNLLEQCNTAAGAAGVEEIDAEFITNALSLNTRRFDKGGDNFYDQISALHKSVRGSNPDGALYWLCRMLDGGADPRYLSRRIVRMAWEDIGLADPRAMQVANDAALTYERLGSPEGELALGQAVIYLAIAPKSNAGYNAYNQARAFVKQDKSREVPVHLRNAPTKLMKELGYGHEYRYAHDEPHAYAAGETYLPEGIPDPGWYQPVPRGLEVKIQEKLKFLRGLDEAAGREK; translated from the coding sequence GTGACCGATCTCTTCGCCCAGGAGCCTTCCGCGCCGCTTGCCGAAGTCCTTCGTCCCAAGGTGCTGGACGAAGTGGTGGGCCAGTCGCATTTGCTGGGAGAGGGCAAGCCACTGCGGCTGGCATTCCAGTCCGGCAAAGCGCATTCCATGATCTTCTGGGGGCCGCCCGGTGTGGGCAAGACGACCCTCGCGCGGCTCACGGCGCACGCCTTCGGCAGCGAGTTCATCGCGCTCTCGGCCGTGCTCTCAGGCGTCAAGGACATCCGCGCGGCGATGGAGCAGGCCCAGCAATACCTGTCGCAGGGCAAGCACACCATTCTCTTCGTGGACGAGATCCACCGCTTCAACAAGTCGCAGCAGGACGCGCTGTTGCCGCATGTGGAGTCGGGGCTGTTCACATTCATCGGCGCGACCACCGAGAACCCTTCGTTTGAAGTGAACTCGGCCTTGTTGTCGCGTGCCCAGGTCTACGTGCTGAAGTCGCTGACGGACGACGAGATGCGGCAGCTGTTCCGGCGCGCGCAGGCCTCGGCGATCGGGCATCTGCGCTTCGACGAGAAGGCCATCGACACCTTGATCGGCTACGCCGATGGCGATGCGCGGCGCTTCCTCAACCTGCTCGAGCAGTGCAACACCGCCGCCGGTGCCGCAGGTGTTGAGGAGATCGACGCCGAGTTCATCACCAACGCCTTGAGCCTGAACACGCGCCGGTTCGACAAGGGTGGTGACAACTTCTACGACCAGATCTCGGCCTTGCACAAATCGGTGCGAGGCTCCAATCCCGATGGCGCGCTGTACTGGCTGTGCCGCATGCTCGACGGCGGTGCCGATCCGCGCTACCTGTCGCGGCGCATCGTGCGCATGGCGTGGGAAGACATCGGCCTGGCCGATCCACGTGCGATGCAAGTCGCCAACGACGCGGCATTGACGTACGAGCGGCTGGGCAGCCCGGAGGGTGAGCTGGCCTTGGGGCAGGCGGTCATCTACCTGGCCATCGCACCCAAGAGCAACGCGGGCTACAACGCCTACAACCAGGCACGCGCGTTCGTGAAGCAGGACAAGAGCCGCGAGGTGCCGGTGCACTTGCGCAATGCGCCCACGAAGTTGATGAAGGAACTGGGCTACGGACACGAATACCGCTATGCCCACGACGAGCCGCACGCCTATGCGGCTGGCGAGACCTACCTGCCCGAGGGCATTCCCGATCCCGGCTGGTACCAGCCGGTTCCTCGGGGCCTGGAAGTCAAGATCCAGGAAAAACTGAAGTTTCTGCGTGGCCTGGACGAGGCCGCGGGGCGCGAGAAGTAA
- a CDS encoding branched-chain amino acid ABC transporter permease has protein sequence MDVLLQQIINGLVLGSMYALVALGYTMVYGIIGLINFAHGDVLMVGALTSWTVIGWMMEASTGLPTWLVLFLATLIAMVICAVLNFSIEKLAYRPLRNSNRLAPLITAIGMSLLLQTFAMIIWAPNPKSYPSMLSREPIEFGGAVISVTQVVILATTVVTLAFLMWLVNRTNLGRAMRATAENPRVAALMGIKPDVVISATFIIGAMLAAIAGVMWASNYGTVQHAMGFMPGLKAFVAAVMGGIGNLAGAVVGGIALGLIESLGAGYLGKLTGGVLGSQYTDIFAFIVLAIVLTLRPSGLLGERVADRA, from the coding sequence ATGGACGTTTTGCTACAGCAGATCATCAACGGTCTGGTGCTGGGCAGCATGTACGCGTTGGTGGCCCTGGGCTACACCATGGTGTACGGCATCATCGGGCTGATCAACTTTGCCCACGGCGACGTGCTCATGGTCGGGGCCCTTACCAGTTGGACTGTCATTGGCTGGATGATGGAGGCGTCTACCGGTTTGCCCACTTGGCTGGTGCTGTTCCTGGCCACCCTCATCGCCATGGTCATCTGCGCAGTGCTGAACTTCTCGATCGAGAAACTGGCCTACCGGCCCCTGCGCAATTCGAACCGGCTGGCGCCCCTCATCACCGCCATCGGTATGTCTCTGCTGCTGCAGACCTTCGCCATGATCATCTGGGCGCCCAATCCCAAGTCGTATCCGTCCATGCTCTCGCGCGAGCCGATCGAGTTTGGCGGCGCGGTCATCTCGGTCACGCAGGTCGTGATCCTGGCGACCACGGTCGTCACGCTGGCCTTTCTGATGTGGCTGGTCAACCGCACCAATCTGGGTCGTGCCATGCGGGCCACCGCGGAGAACCCGCGCGTTGCCGCGTTGATGGGCATCAAGCCCGATGTGGTCATCTCGGCCACCTTCATCATCGGCGCCATGCTCGCGGCGATTGCCGGCGTGATGTGGGCCTCCAACTACGGCACCGTGCAACACGCCATGGGTTTCATGCCGGGCCTCAAGGCCTTCGTGGCTGCCGTCATGGGCGGCATCGGCAACCTCGCCGGTGCGGTGGTCGGTGGCATTGCCCTGGGCCTGATCGAATCCCTGGGGGCCGGGTATCTCGGCAAGCTCACCGGTGGCGTGCTGGGCAGCCAGTACACCGACATCTTCGCTTTCATCGTGCTGGCCATCGTGCTCACGCTGCGCCCCTCGGGCCTGCTGGGTGAACGTGTGGCGGACCGCGCCTGA
- a CDS encoding ABC transporter permease subunit, which produces MMNTKMGKLIVWVVGLILLLALPIVLQATGSNSWVRIVDIALMYVLLALGLNIVVGYAGLLDLGYIAFFAVGAYVFALLGSPHLADTFPAIKAMFPNGLHYNIWLVMILAAAVAGVVGMILGAPTLKLRGDYLAIITLGFGEIVRIFLLNLDRPVNITNGPKGISQIDTISVFGLDLGKRLTIGDYTFQPVTLYYYLFLFFVMLAILISYRLQDSRIGRAWMAIREDEIAAKAMGLNTRNLKLLAFGMGASFGGVSGVLFASFQRFVSPESFSLMESVMVVAMVVLGGIGHIPGVVLGALLLAGLPELLRHVAHPLTELTGGRLAPEILRQLLIALAMVVIMLLRPQGLWPTPEHGKSLSK; this is translated from the coding sequence ATGATGAATACCAAAATGGGCAAGCTGATCGTCTGGGTTGTCGGATTGATCCTTCTACTGGCGCTGCCGATCGTGCTGCAGGCCACGGGCAGCAACTCCTGGGTGCGCATCGTCGACATCGCGCTCATGTACGTGCTGCTGGCGCTGGGACTGAACATCGTGGTCGGCTATGCGGGCCTGCTGGACCTGGGCTACATCGCGTTCTTCGCCGTTGGCGCGTACGTCTTCGCGCTGCTGGGATCGCCCCACCTGGCCGATACCTTCCCGGCCATCAAGGCCATGTTCCCCAACGGCCTGCACTACAACATCTGGCTGGTGATGATCCTTGCGGCGGCGGTGGCTGGCGTGGTGGGCATGATCCTGGGGGCGCCCACGCTCAAGCTGCGCGGCGACTACCTGGCCATCATCACGCTGGGCTTTGGCGAGATCGTGCGCATATTCCTGCTCAACCTGGACCGCCCGGTGAACATCACCAACGGTCCCAAGGGCATCAGCCAGATCGATACCATTTCCGTCTTCGGGCTCGACCTGGGCAAGCGCCTGACGATTGGCGACTACACCTTCCAACCCGTCACGCTGTACTACTACCTGTTCCTGTTCTTCGTGATGCTGGCCATCCTCATCTCGTACCGCCTGCAGGACTCGCGCATCGGCCGCGCCTGGATGGCGATCCGCGAAGACGAGATCGCGGCCAAGGCCATGGGCCTGAATACGCGCAATCTCAAGCTGCTGGCTTTTGGCATGGGGGCTTCGTTTGGTGGCGTGTCGGGCGTTCTTTTTGCCTCGTTCCAGCGTTTCGTGTCGCCCGAGTCCTTCTCCTTGATGGAGTCGGTGATGGTCGTGGCCATGGTGGTGCTGGGTGGTATCGGGCACATCCCGGGCGTGGTGCTGGGTGCCTTGCTGCTGGCGGGCCTGCCCGAGTTGTTGCGCCACGTGGCGCACCCGCTCACGGAGTTGACCGGCGGCCGGCTGGCTCCCGAAATCCTGCGCCAGTTGCTGATCGCGTTGGCCATGGTGGTGATCATGTTGCTTCGACCGCAAGGCTTGTGGCCCACGCCCGAGCACGGCAAATCCTTGTCCAAGTAA
- a CDS encoding ABC transporter ATP-binding protein, whose translation MSDTVLKVGNVSKRFGGLQALSDVGIEIQRGQVYGLIGPNGAGKTTFFNVLTGLYTPDSGSFELAGKPYAPTAVHKVAKAGIARTFQNIRLFAEMTALENVMVGRHVRTHSGLVGAVFRTPGFKREEAAIRARARELLAYVGIEKFADYKSRTLSYGDQRRLEIARALATDPQLIALDEPAAGMNATEKVQLRELIDRIRKDDRTILLIEHDVKLVMGLCDRVTVLDYGKQLASGTPAEVQKNPKVIEAYLGTGGH comes from the coding sequence ATGAGCGACACCGTTCTCAAAGTGGGGAATGTCTCCAAGCGTTTCGGTGGCCTGCAGGCCCTGAGCGATGTGGGCATCGAAATCCAGCGTGGCCAGGTCTACGGCTTGATCGGCCCCAACGGCGCTGGCAAGACGACCTTCTTCAACGTGCTCACGGGCCTGTACACGCCCGACAGCGGCTCTTTCGAACTCGCGGGCAAGCCTTACGCGCCCACGGCGGTGCACAAGGTGGCCAAGGCGGGCATCGCGCGCACCTTTCAGAACATCCGCCTGTTCGCGGAGATGACCGCGTTGGAGAACGTCATGGTCGGGCGGCATGTGCGCACGCATTCCGGTCTGGTCGGCGCCGTCTTCCGCACGCCCGGCTTCAAACGCGAAGAGGCCGCCATCCGGGCGCGGGCGCGCGAGTTGCTGGCCTATGTGGGCATCGAGAAGTTTGCCGACTACAAGTCGCGCACGCTGAGCTACGGCGACCAGCGCCGGCTGGAGATCGCCCGCGCGCTGGCCACCGATCCGCAACTGATCGCGCTCGACGAGCCCGCCGCGGGCATGAACGCGACCGAAAAGGTGCAGCTGCGCGAGTTGATCGACCGCATTCGCAAGGACGATCGCACGATCCTGCTGATCGAGCACGACGTGAAACTGGTGATGGGCCTGTGCGACCGCGTGACGGTGCTGGACTACGGCAAGCAGCTCGCCTCGGGCACGCCGGCCGAGGTGCAGAAGAATCCCAAGGTGATCGAGGCCTACCTCGGCACGGGCGGCCATTGA
- a CDS encoding ABC transporter ATP-binding protein, with protein MANTLLKVSGLKVAYGGIKAVKGIDLEVREGELISLIGSNGAGKTTTMKAITGSLGYEAGEIEYLGQSIKGKGAWDLVKQGLAMVPEGRGVFTRMTITENLQMGAYIRKDKAGIAQDIERMFGIFPRLRERKDQLAGTMSGGEQQMLAMARALMSQPKVLLLDEPSMGLSPIMVDKIFEVVRDVAQQGVTILLVEQNARRALQIADRGYVMDSGEIIMTGQGRDMLDDPKVRAAYLGE; from the coding sequence ATGGCGAACACACTCCTAAAAGTCAGCGGCCTGAAGGTCGCGTACGGCGGTATCAAGGCCGTCAAGGGCATCGATCTCGAAGTGCGCGAAGGTGAGCTCATTTCGCTGATCGGCTCCAACGGCGCTGGCAAGACCACCACCATGAAGGCCATCACTGGTTCGCTGGGTTACGAGGCCGGCGAGATCGAATACCTGGGCCAGAGCATCAAGGGCAAGGGCGCCTGGGATCTGGTCAAGCAAGGCCTGGCCATGGTGCCGGAAGGCCGTGGCGTGTTCACCCGCATGACCATCACCGAAAACCTGCAGATGGGCGCGTACATCCGCAAGGACAAGGCTGGCATTGCGCAGGACATCGAGCGCATGTTCGGCATCTTCCCGCGCCTGCGCGAACGCAAGGACCAGTTGGCCGGCACCATGAGCGGTGGCGAACAGCAGATGCTGGCGATGGCGCGCGCGCTCATGAGCCAGCCCAAGGTGCTGCTGCTGGACGAGCCGTCGATGGGCTTGTCGCCGATCATGGTCGACAAGATCTTCGAAGTCGTGCGCGATGTGGCCCAGCAGGGCGTGACCATTCTGCTGGTGGAGCAAAACGCACGCCGTGCGCTGCAGATCGCCGACCGCGGCTACGTGATGGACTCGGGCGAAATCATCATGACGGGACAGGGCCGCGACATGCTCGACGACCCCAAGGTACGGGCTGCCTACCTCGGTGAATGA